The Pseudomonas sp. FP2309 genome has a window encoding:
- a CDS encoding ATP-grasp domain-containing protein: MINVVVVDGFSSGKFVAKRLSEKGCVLMHVASSQALDSYYYKGFDYSVYERILVSGDLASTVVSVECFQPYFIIAGAETGVPLADLLNERLQLPYHNDFDKTEARRNKYDMIQCVAQAQLSAARQFAAASWALADTWIREHGRFPVVIKPLASAGADGVFVCVDRKACEVAVGKLLGTTNKLNLPNTQVLIQEYLAGVEYVVNMVSLNGQSLVTEVVRYQKQRTKEGGILYDIDELIGSDSAVYPVLVDYTRSVLRCLGIRNGPSHAEVMLTAEGPKLVEIAARTDGILRPSVSRQTTGLGQIEAVALSIVEPEFFSQLLARDVDYRLLQHTYNVCLINRSHGCFYKDLFLQELLKLESFFDVVFYVENGQSLGVTQDVFSQPGTVYLVHTDPKVIAADYLRIRTLEAEGGYLTVG, encoded by the coding sequence ATGATCAACGTGGTCGTGGTTGACGGTTTCTCTTCTGGGAAATTTGTAGCGAAGCGCTTGAGTGAAAAGGGCTGCGTGCTTATGCATGTGGCGTCATCGCAGGCTTTGGACAGTTACTATTACAAGGGTTTTGATTATTCGGTTTATGAACGGATCCTCGTAAGTGGCGATTTAGCGAGCACTGTGGTGAGTGTCGAGTGCTTCCAGCCGTACTTCATCATTGCGGGCGCCGAAACCGGTGTACCCCTGGCGGACCTGCTCAATGAACGACTGCAACTGCCCTATCACAATGACTTCGACAAGACCGAGGCCCGTCGCAACAAGTACGACATGATCCAGTGTGTTGCCCAGGCACAGTTGTCCGCAGCTCGGCAATTCGCCGCAGCCAGTTGGGCTTTGGCCGATACCTGGATCAGGGAACACGGACGCTTTCCCGTCGTGATCAAACCGCTGGCGAGCGCAGGTGCCGATGGAGTGTTCGTCTGCGTGGACAGGAAAGCGTGCGAAGTTGCCGTGGGTAAGCTGCTGGGCACCACAAACAAATTAAACCTGCCGAATACGCAGGTGCTGATTCAGGAGTACCTGGCGGGGGTGGAATATGTGGTGAACATGGTTTCACTCAACGGCCAATCGCTCGTTACGGAAGTGGTGAGATACCAGAAGCAGCGTACAAAAGAGGGAGGCATCCTGTATGACATTGATGAGCTGATCGGCTCTGATTCGGCGGTTTACCCGGTACTGGTGGATTACACCCGGTCCGTTCTGCGGTGCCTGGGTATTCGCAACGGACCCAGTCATGCAGAAGTCATGCTCACTGCAGAGGGGCCGAAACTGGTAGAAATTGCGGCACGAACCGATGGCATTCTGCGCCCCAGCGTATCCAGGCAAACCACCGGGCTTGGGCAGATTGAAGCCGTGGCCTTATCCATCGTTGAGCCTGAATTTTTTTCCCAGTTATTGGCTAGGGATGTCGACTATCGACTGCTGCAACATACCTACAATGTATGCCTGATCAACCGTTCACATGGCTGTTTTTATAAGGATCTGTTTTTGCAAGAGCTGCTCAAGCTTGAGTCTTTCTTCGACGTGGTTTTCTACGTCGAAAATGGCCAGTCCTTGGGAGTAACGCAAGATGTGTTCAGTCAACCGGGTACTGTGTACCTGGTTCATACCGACCCGAAAGTGATCGCAGCGGATTACCTTAGGATTCGCACACTTGAAGCCGAAGGAGGGTATTTGACTGTCGGTTAG
- a CDS encoding DUF1835 domain-containing protein produces MSPRPLSSTTDGRLNLEQQRKRAKELLRRLKAQEPNATLALAQWQVARHLGFSSWPKLKAHVDALDFAARHPDFEACDEARTTHWRCGNDIAHRLQVAGFKGQFRMLSDPLCMGPVRDLPGQAFRAMRSAFISQTFGLDPSDAARRVDDEYSHLETLANAEHSVLWCEADAYDQLFLIRALAGLEQAPPKLELIEVDRIPGVERFIGIGQLAPDVLAWLWPQRRLINDEAVHLAKQAWAAYCDSTPGALAQLAHAPHPALPLLAPALLRQLQELPGIHDGLSLTERLALRCIAETGPVAFGQVFAELMAKHDPLPFLGDMMFHALMRPLIDARQPLLQETRQDQDWPRRELTLTPLGHQVLDANAYWLDHADQVRWVGGVCLNPRQPHWALSDDTQPVWRG; encoded by the coding sequence ATGTCGCCACGCCCTTTATCCTCCACCACCGACGGCCGTCTCAACCTTGAGCAGCAGCGCAAGCGCGCCAAGGAACTGTTGCGGCGCCTCAAAGCCCAAGAACCCAATGCCACGCTGGCCCTGGCCCAGTGGCAGGTTGCCAGGCACTTGGGTTTCAGCAGTTGGCCCAAACTCAAGGCCCATGTCGACGCCCTCGACTTCGCGGCACGCCACCCCGATTTCGAGGCCTGCGACGAGGCGCGCACCACTCACTGGCGCTGCGGCAATGACATCGCCCATCGCCTGCAAGTGGCGGGGTTCAAGGGCCAGTTCCGCATGCTCAGCGACCCGCTGTGCATGGGCCCGGTGCGTGACCTGCCAGGCCAGGCCTTTCGCGCGATGCGCAGCGCGTTCATCAGCCAGACGTTCGGCCTGGACCCAAGCGATGCCGCGCGCCGCGTCGACGATGAATACAGCCACCTTGAGACCCTGGCCAACGCCGAACACAGCGTGTTGTGGTGCGAGGCCGACGCCTATGACCAACTGTTCCTGATCCGCGCCTTGGCCGGTCTTGAGCAGGCGCCGCCAAAGCTGGAATTGATCGAGGTGGACCGCATCCCCGGTGTCGAACGTTTTATCGGCATTGGCCAACTGGCGCCGGACGTATTGGCGTGGTTATGGCCGCAACGGCGCTTGATCAATGACGAGGCGGTGCACTTGGCCAAACAGGCCTGGGCGGCGTATTGCGACAGTACACCGGGCGCCTTGGCGCAACTGGCCCACGCCCCGCACCCCGCCCTGCCCTTGCTGGCGCCGGCGCTGTTGCGACAGTTGCAGGAGTTGCCGGGCATTCACGATGGCCTGTCGCTCACCGAACGCCTGGCCCTGAGGTGCATTGCCGAAACCGGGCCCGTCGCCTTTGGCCAGGTCTTCGCCGAGTTGATGGCCAAGCACGACCCGCTGCCCTTTCTGGGGGACATGATGTTTCATGCGCTGATGCGCCCGTTGATCGATGCACGACAGCCGTTGCTGCAGGAAACCCGGCAGGACCAGGACTGGCCTCGCCGCGAGTTGACGCTCACGCCCTTGGGGCATCAGGTGCTGGACGCCAACGCTTATTGGCTGGACCACGCCGACCAGGTGCGATGGGTGGGCGGGGTCTGCCTGAACCCGCGCCAGCCCCACTGGGCGTTAAGCGACGACACCCAACCGGTGTGGCGCGGCTGA
- a CDS encoding glutathione S-transferase family protein, translating into MSQSAIKLYGFPLSGHSHRAELMLSLLGLPMEFVLVDLKQGAHKSAEFTATVNSFGQVPAIDDNGNVVADSNAILVYLATKYGNGQWLPSDPLGQARVQRWLSAAAGQLHAGPATARLVTVFGADVDAASAIERAHALLALVEQQLSETCYLAGEQPSIADVAFYTYVAHAPEGNVSLADYPQVRAWLSSIEALPGFVGMPRTVIGLQTP; encoded by the coding sequence ATGTCCCAGTCTGCGATCAAACTGTATGGTTTTCCCCTGTCCGGGCATTCCCATCGGGCCGAGTTGATGCTTTCCCTGTTGGGCCTGCCCATGGAATTTGTCCTGGTGGACCTCAAGCAGGGCGCCCATAAATCCGCCGAGTTCACCGCCACCGTCAACAGTTTTGGCCAGGTGCCGGCGATTGATGACAACGGCAATGTGGTGGCGGACTCCAACGCGATCCTGGTTTACCTCGCCACGAAATACGGCAACGGCCAATGGCTGCCGAGCGACCCGCTGGGCCAGGCGCGCGTGCAGCGCTGGCTCTCGGCCGCCGCCGGCCAACTGCATGCCGGGCCCGCCACTGCGCGGTTGGTCACGGTGTTCGGTGCGGATGTGGATGCTGCGTCCGCCATTGAGCGTGCCCATGCCTTGCTCGCGCTGGTGGAGCAGCAACTGAGCGAGACCTGCTACCTGGCCGGCGAGCAGCCGAGCATCGCCGATGTCGCGTTCTACACCTACGTGGCCCACGCGCCGGAAGGCAATGTGTCGCTGGCCGACTACCCTCAGGTACGCGCCTGGCTCTCCAGTATTGAGGCGCTGCCGGGTTTTGTCGGCATGCCGCGCACGGTGATCGGCTTGCAAACCCCATGA
- a CDS encoding OmpA family protein, which produces MRAIFFIPALSALGLALAGCATPPENAQLLQARSQFSELQQKPESNTLAAVETRMASNALDRANQLSLNSRTDPQVNQLAYLASQKIALAEQIIIGRQTDAQLDNVAVDRTQVQLDVRTAQLKALQAMKAKPSERGQVITFGDVLFDTGKADLKPGSQRDFQELAQFLLKNPERQVRVEGFTDSTGSDAFNQSLSERRAYAVARGLERFGVGAERVTVRGYGKQFPVADNRSSHSRQLNRRVEVIVSNDSSAVSARR; this is translated from the coding sequence ATGCGTGCCATTTTTTTCATTCCCGCTCTGTCGGCCCTGGGCCTGGCGCTGGCCGGCTGTGCCACCCCGCCGGAAAACGCGCAACTGCTGCAAGCGCGCAGCCAGTTCTCCGAGCTGCAACAAAAGCCTGAGTCCAACACCCTGGCGGCGGTTGAAACCCGCATGGCCTCCAACGCTCTGGACCGTGCCAACCAACTGTCGCTGAACAGCCGCACCGATCCGCAGGTCAACCAGTTGGCCTACCTGGCATCGCAGAAAATCGCGCTGGCCGAGCAGATCATCATCGGTCGGCAAACCGATGCCCAGCTCGATAACGTCGCAGTCGACCGCACCCAGGTGCAGCTTGACGTGCGCACCGCGCAGCTCAAAGCGTTGCAGGCGATGAAGGCCAAACCGTCCGAGCGCGGCCAGGTCATCACCTTTGGTGACGTGCTGTTCGATACCGGCAAAGCTGATTTGAAGCCGGGCAGTCAGCGCGACTTTCAGGAACTGGCGCAATTTCTGTTGAAAAACCCCGAGCGTCAGGTTCGCGTGGAAGGGTTCACCGACAGCACCGGCAGTGATGCCTTCAATCAGAGCCTGTCGGAGCGCCGTGCCTACGCGGTGGCACGAGGACTGGAGCGTTTCGGCGTGGGGGCTGAGCGTGTCACCGTGCGCGGCTACGGCAAACAATTCCCGGTAGCCGACAACCGCAGTTCGCACTCGCGGCAGTTGAATCGCCGTGTGGAAGTGATCGTGTCCAACGACAGTTCGGCGGTCAGCGCGCGTCGTTAA
- a CDS encoding phosphoribosyltransferase family protein codes for MLLEDIYKNAKVVNSGKAWTTVNEFTDQIPALRPEVLMEVAHEIIKCMDLSVSKIVTEEDKGAALATTVSLLTGIPLAMARWYSYSLSDINEQVVNIQSEYFDGVVYLNGVDVGDRVTIIDDTLSTGGTIIALARAVSGAGGELVDVICAVEKVESNGFKNVKSHTGVEVKTLMKIMVREEGVSVIS; via the coding sequence ATGCTGCTCGAAGATATTTATAAAAATGCCAAGGTTGTAAATTCCGGTAAGGCGTGGACTACGGTGAACGAGTTCACTGATCAGATTCCAGCATTAAGGCCGGAGGTCCTAATGGAGGTTGCGCATGAAATAATTAAGTGTATGGATTTGAGTGTTTCAAAAATAGTCACTGAAGAAGACAAAGGCGCTGCGCTTGCTACGACAGTCTCGTTGTTGACAGGTATCCCGCTGGCAATGGCTAGATGGTATTCGTATAGCCTGAGTGATATTAATGAGCAGGTAGTCAATATACAGTCTGAGTACTTTGATGGCGTTGTGTACCTTAATGGGGTGGATGTCGGAGATCGAGTCACTATTATTGATGACACACTGAGTACTGGCGGTACGATTATTGCGCTGGCTAGAGCCGTAAGTGGCGCAGGCGGCGAGTTGGTGGATGTTATTTGTGCAGTCGAGAAGGTAGAGAGCAATGGATTTAAAAACGTTAAGAGTCACACAGGTGTTGAAGTAAAAACACTTATGAAGATAATGGTTAGGGAAGAAGGTGTGAGTGTTATTTCGTAG
- a CDS encoding DMT family transporter: MFCLLSAAFDVYVAYVTQSINTLLVVFYCFVTSAVFFIVYALCRDAHALVARLKSCWKFVLIVNVAVLLNWGGLFYALRYLEPAVVGVASVACGPALTLVISLLSKRGAKVALADTLVSCLVLTSVAIMLFNSFTGDSGVVATTVEERLLGIASVLVCALGTVMYTVFSKEMFARQWTVYEILAVRSVAMIGVCVIAIPVGVGSFSLDRELILPMMILVVIGHLLPIYLIQKTIYYLTPIHVSLVLLTLPVFVLLLQYLDTRVEFSMASMLAVGIIVCLLSGRAMYAIRKEAT, encoded by the coding sequence GTGTTCTGCTTGCTCAGCGCAGCCTTCGATGTGTACGTTGCTTACGTCACACAGTCGATCAATACCTTACTGGTTGTTTTTTACTGCTTTGTAACGTCTGCGGTGTTCTTTATCGTGTATGCACTGTGTCGCGATGCACACGCTCTGGTGGCGAGGCTGAAGTCCTGTTGGAAATTCGTGTTAATCGTCAATGTGGCGGTTTTACTCAACTGGGGGGGGCTGTTTTATGCCCTGCGTTATTTAGAGCCTGCCGTGGTCGGCGTCGCCTCGGTCGCCTGCGGACCCGCACTTACGTTAGTTATTTCGCTGCTGAGTAAACGCGGCGCCAAGGTCGCTTTAGCCGATACGCTGGTGTCCTGCCTGGTGCTCACGTCGGTAGCCATCATGTTGTTCAATTCCTTTACCGGCGACAGTGGCGTCGTTGCGACCACCGTGGAGGAGCGGCTGCTGGGCATTGCCAGCGTTTTGGTTTGCGCGTTGGGTACGGTCATGTACACGGTTTTCTCCAAGGAAATGTTCGCACGTCAGTGGACGGTCTACGAAATTCTGGCTGTCAGGAGCGTTGCGATGATCGGTGTCTGCGTTATCGCAATACCTGTTGGCGTAGGGAGTTTTTCGCTCGACCGCGAGTTGATTCTGCCGATGATGATATTGGTGGTCATCGGACATTTGCTGCCGATCTACCTGATTCAGAAAACCATTTACTACTTGACGCCTATCCATGTGTCCCTGGTGTTGCTGACCCTGCCTGTATTTGTGCTGTTACTCCAATACCTGGACACCAGAGTTGAATTCTCCATGGCCAGTATGCTGGCGGTCGGCATCATTGTGTGTTTGCTGTCGGGTCGGGCGATGTATGCAATCAGGAAGGAGGCAACATGA
- a CDS encoding DUF4398 domain-containing protein — MKMTSVSKHLRRSAFAVLVAGALAGCAAMPPAEKISLARDSVDRALSAQATQFAPLEMKTAQDKLARMEQAIGEKNYVQVNALAEQIEVDANLAEVKAKAARKQQVLKQAREGIQVLKQEMLNAPATTH, encoded by the coding sequence ATGAAGATGACCAGTGTGAGTAAACACCTGCGCCGCTCGGCTTTTGCCGTGCTTGTCGCCGGCGCATTGGCAGGCTGCGCCGCAATGCCGCCTGCGGAAAAAATCTCCCTGGCCCGTGATTCGGTGGACCGTGCGCTGTCGGCACAAGCCACGCAATTCGCACCGCTGGAAATGAAAACGGCTCAGGACAAATTGGCGCGCATGGAGCAAGCCATCGGCGAGAAGAACTACGTCCAGGTCAATGCCTTGGCCGAGCAGATCGAAGTCGACGCCAACCTGGCCGAAGTCAAGGCCAAGGCGGCGCGTAAGCAACAGGTCTTGAAGCAGGCGCGCGAGGGCATCCAGGTGCTCAAGCAAGAAATGCTCAACGCCCCCGCGACCACCCACTAA
- a CDS encoding type VI secretion system tube protein Hcp, with the protein MAVDMFLKLGDIKGESRDQAHRDEIDISNWGWGLSQTGSMHGGTGGGSGKADFANLNLTKPLDKSSPNLMMACATGKHYPEAKLVVRKAGGASTVEYLVITLKEVMVVSYSTRAETADDLLYDSIALNFASVDVSYQPQKADGAKDGGAVKFGWNIRQNVKN; encoded by the coding sequence ATGGCCGTCGATATGTTTTTGAAACTGGGTGACATCAAGGGTGAATCACGGGACCAGGCTCATCGTGACGAGATCGACATCAGCAACTGGGGCTGGGGATTGTCGCAAACGGGCTCGATGCATGGCGGCACAGGTGGCGGTTCGGGCAAGGCTGACTTTGCCAACCTGAACCTGACCAAACCCCTGGATAAATCCAGCCCCAACCTGATGATGGCCTGCGCCACCGGCAAGCATTATCCCGAAGCCAAGCTGGTGGTGCGCAAGGCCGGCGGGGCCAGCACGGTGGAGTATTTGGTGATCACCTTGAAGGAAGTCATGGTGGTGTCCTACAGCACCCGCGCTGAAACAGCCGACGACCTGTTGTACGACAGCATCGCCCTGAACTTCGCCAGCGTCGACGTCAGTTATCAGCCGCAGAAGGCCGACGGCGCCAAGGACGGTGGGGCGGTGAAGTTTGGCTGGAATATCCGGCAGAACGTCAAAAACTGA
- a CDS encoding NAD synthetase, with translation MKVALFKDGFPSAHRTTRQRIESSIDLQRLFLAIDADPALIGAGVVYIDGDFNVVVLREFQAICSVRPIKVVLREAPRYVGPVEFKRMLEHEPRESRLMGEALNTAVTCAGATLSWLAIGSGVALMPVSAGASAVITFIGKAALLASASQCFIGLGRTGAEAFAPQTLDRLDNDVWYHAVTVALDAVALLGVGTSAMTTIKAINTTTKVTGKSLSQVLKGLSRQERVQLNKELLTLQNPHLTPKLLKLKQASGEFPKRISSTTMRHATTYHIREVWAATTGFTSSAMSGNINSLAIGIYEELKG, from the coding sequence ATGAAAGTCGCCCTGTTCAAGGATGGATTCCCCTCAGCCCATCGCACCACACGCCAACGCATCGAAAGCAGCATCGACCTGCAGCGGTTGTTCTTGGCCATAGACGCCGACCCGGCGTTGATCGGCGCGGGGGTGGTGTATATCGACGGGGATTTCAACGTGGTGGTACTGCGTGAGTTTCAGGCGATATGCAGTGTGCGACCGATCAAGGTCGTACTGCGCGAGGCACCCAGGTACGTGGGGCCCGTCGAGTTCAAGCGGATGCTGGAGCATGAACCTAGGGAGTCGAGGTTGATGGGGGAGGCGTTGAATACGGCCGTGACGTGCGCGGGAGCGACACTGAGTTGGCTGGCAATTGGCAGTGGGGTCGCGCTGATGCCTGTTTCCGCAGGAGCCAGTGCCGTGATTACGTTCATCGGCAAAGCGGCGCTATTGGCAAGCGCTTCGCAATGCTTTATCGGATTGGGTCGCACAGGCGCTGAAGCATTCGCGCCTCAGACTCTTGACCGCTTGGATAATGACGTCTGGTACCACGCCGTGACCGTAGCGCTGGATGCGGTTGCTTTGCTCGGTGTCGGCACTTCCGCCATGACCACAATAAAAGCCATTAACACCACAACCAAAGTCACCGGAAAATCACTTAGTCAAGTATTAAAAGGCCTTTCTCGGCAAGAGCGGGTACAGCTAAATAAAGAATTGCTCACCCTCCAAAACCCTCACTTAACGCCGAAACTTCTAAAGCTTAAACAAGCATCAGGAGAGTTTCCGAAGAGGATTAGCAGCACAACAATGCGACATGCCACCACTTACCATATTAGAGAGGTATGGGCTGCCACAACCGGCTTCACGAGTAGTGCTATGAGTGGAAACATCAACAGCCTGGCTATCGGCATTTATGAGGAATTGAAAGGATGA
- a CDS encoding cysteine synthase family protein has product MKLSDIGSTPLLELKTLSVNENRVFSKCEFLNPTGSHKDRTYLNIVNRLEEAGVIRPGMTLIDCSTGNGGAALAWIGKMKGYKVKIFMPEGMTEERTVQIRSYGAEIVETSKDDFLSGAVLTAKRYVAECADKENYFLDQSSNLLNKQGWTSCGEEIIRSLKMLDIVPDYFICSIGTGGTFSGIAEVLKHAYSEIITVGLEVNNSAPLFAARNHMAFEHRPHNLMGLGAGVLSANTSAELVDEVRLIDGAEAWDRMKRFIDEEKIPIGPTCGANLLACDEVVKNVNKKNIVTLFFDGSWKYASRWNGVYPEYSEVSDAARRYL; this is encoded by the coding sequence GTGAAGCTTTCAGATATTGGCAGTACGCCACTTTTGGAGTTGAAAACACTCTCGGTGAATGAGAATAGAGTTTTCTCTAAATGTGAATTTTTAAACCCTACAGGAAGTCATAAAGACAGGACGTACCTGAATATTGTTAACCGGTTGGAAGAAGCAGGTGTTATTAGGCCTGGCATGACGTTGATAGATTGCTCTACGGGGAATGGTGGGGCGGCGCTTGCTTGGATCGGAAAAATGAAAGGCTATAAAGTTAAAATTTTTATGCCGGAAGGTATGACTGAGGAGCGCACGGTACAGATACGTTCTTATGGGGCTGAAATAGTTGAGACATCAAAAGACGATTTTTTATCGGGCGCTGTACTAACAGCTAAGCGTTATGTGGCAGAGTGCGCAGATAAAGAAAATTATTTTCTGGATCAGTCCAGTAACTTATTAAATAAGCAGGGTTGGACATCCTGTGGTGAGGAAATAATAAGAAGCTTGAAGATGCTTGATATAGTGCCCGATTATTTCATCTGCTCGATAGGTACGGGTGGGACTTTTTCCGGTATTGCTGAGGTCCTGAAGCACGCCTACAGCGAGATTATAACAGTTGGTCTTGAAGTCAATAATTCTGCTCCATTGTTTGCAGCGCGAAATCACATGGCTTTTGAGCACCGTCCTCATAACTTGATGGGGCTAGGTGCCGGCGTGTTGTCGGCTAATACGAGCGCTGAATTGGTTGATGAAGTGAGGCTGATTGATGGTGCTGAGGCTTGGGATCGAATGAAACGCTTTATTGATGAAGAAAAAATTCCAATTGGTCCGACCTGTGGAGCGAATCTGTTGGCCTGTGATGAGGTTGTAAAAAACGTCAATAAAAAAAATATTGTCACTTTGTTTTTTGATGGCTCATGGAAGTACGCGAGTCGCTGGAATGGTGTTTATCCAGAATACAGTGAGGTGAGTGATGCTGCTCGAAGATATTTATAA
- the gspD gene encoding type II secretion system secretin GspD — MIDTFPDALRTTVLCLATAVSLGGCGTFPDHLDPDDALLHEAMQGTGAQRPPVDPASERTPLDSGQPATRAPAQRQLIRGNQQFVRPPAVAAVKEEGGGDIVFNFADQPIEAVINSVMGDLLHENYSIAQGVKGNVSFSTSKPVNKQQALSILETLLSWTDNAMIKQGNRYVILPANQALAGKLVPQMRVSQPSSGLSARLFPLRYISATEMQKLLKPFARENAFLLVDPARNVLSLAGTPEELANYQDTIDTFDVDWLKGMSVGVFGLQRASVAELMPELQKMFGPDSGMPLAGMVRFLPIERTNSVVAISSQPQYLSEVGDWIHTIDEGGGNEPQMYVYDVRNMKATDLAKYLRQIYGSGAIKDDAPAKVAPGLRTATLSSPGTNSTAGSTPGGLNDTSPVVDDQAQASEAEDSAEPDTTEGAPAKSLDAGTRITAQKSSNQLLVRTRPVQWKEIESAIKRLDNPPLQVQIETRILEVKLTGELDLGVQWYLGRLAGNSTSTTVANASGSQGALGGGAAGLGAADSLFYSFVSSNLQVALHALETNGRTQVLSAPSLVVMNNQPAQIQVGDNIPISQTTVNTGTSDTTLSSVEYVQTGVILDVVPRINPGGLVYMDIQQQVSDAQDQASNNGDTPANPRISTRSVSTQVAVQSGQTVLLGGLIKQDNAESVSAVPYLGKIPGLRWLFGTTSKSKDRTELIVLITPRVITSSSQARQVTDDYRQQMQLLKPGG; from the coding sequence TTGATCGATACATTCCCTGACGCCTTGCGCACCACCGTGCTTTGCCTGGCGACCGCTGTTTCCCTCGGCGGTTGCGGCACATTCCCCGACCATCTCGACCCGGACGACGCGCTGTTGCATGAGGCGATGCAAGGCACCGGCGCGCAGCGCCCCCCCGTCGACCCGGCCAGCGAGCGCACGCCGCTCGACAGCGGCCAGCCCGCCACAAGAGCCCCAGCCCAGCGCCAACTGATCCGCGGCAACCAGCAGTTCGTGCGTCCACCGGCTGTGGCGGCGGTAAAGGAGGAGGGTGGCGGTGACATCGTGTTCAACTTTGCCGACCAGCCGATCGAGGCGGTGATCAACAGTGTGATGGGCGACTTGCTGCACGAGAACTACAGCATCGCCCAGGGCGTGAAGGGCAATGTAAGTTTTTCCACCTCCAAACCGGTGAACAAGCAGCAGGCGTTGTCGATTCTCGAAACCCTGCTGTCCTGGACCGACAACGCCATGATCAAACAGGGCAACCGCTATGTGATCCTGCCGGCCAACCAGGCGTTGGCGGGCAAGCTGGTGCCGCAAATGCGCGTGTCGCAGCCGTCCAGCGGCTTGTCGGCGCGGCTGTTTCCGCTGCGCTATATCTCCGCCACCGAGATGCAGAAACTGCTCAAGCCGTTCGCCCGCGAGAACGCTTTTTTGCTGGTGGACCCGGCGCGCAATGTACTGAGCCTGGCCGGTACGCCGGAAGAATTGGCCAACTACCAGGACACCATCGACACCTTTGATGTGGACTGGCTCAAAGGCATGTCGGTCGGTGTGTTCGGTCTGCAACGGGCCTCGGTGGCCGAGCTGATGCCCGAACTGCAAAAGATGTTCGGCCCCGACAGCGGCATGCCGTTGGCGGGCATGGTGCGGTTCCTGCCCATCGAGCGCACCAACTCGGTGGTGGCGATCTCGTCCCAGCCGCAGTACCTGAGTGAGGTCGGTGACTGGATCCACACCATCGACGAAGGCGGCGGCAACGAACCGCAGATGTACGTCTACGACGTGCGCAACATGAAGGCCACCGACCTGGCCAAATACCTGCGACAGATCTACGGCAGCGGGGCGATCAAGGACGATGCGCCGGCCAAAGTCGCCCCCGGTCTGCGCACGGCGACCTTGTCGTCACCGGGCACCAACAGCACCGCCGGCAGCACGCCGGGCGGACTGAATGACACCTCGCCTGTCGTCGACGATCAAGCCCAAGCGTCCGAAGCCGAGGACAGTGCCGAGCCGGACACCACCGAAGGCGCCCCGGCCAAAAGCCTCGACGCCGGCACCCGCATCACCGCGCAAAAAAGCAGCAACCAACTGCTGGTGCGTACACGACCGGTGCAGTGGAAGGAGATCGAATCGGCGATCAAGCGCCTCGACAATCCGCCGCTGCAAGTGCAGATCGAAACGCGCATCCTCGAGGTCAAACTCACCGGTGAATTGGACCTTGGCGTGCAGTGGTACCTGGGGCGGCTGGCCGGTAATTCCACCAGCACCACTGTGGCCAACGCCTCCGGCAGCCAAGGCGCGCTGGGCGGTGGTGCGGCCGGGTTGGGCGCGGCGGATTCGTTGTTCTACTCCTTCGTCAGTTCCAACTTGCAAGTGGCACTGCACGCGCTGGAAACCAACGGCCGCACCCAAGTGCTGTCGGCGCCGTCGCTGGTGGTGATGAACAACCAGCCGGCGCAGATTCAGGTGGGCGACAACATCCCGATCAGCCAGACCACGGTCAACACGGGCACCTCCGACACCACGTTGAGCAGCGTTGAATACGTGCAGACCGGGGTGATCCTGGATGTGGTGCCGCGCATCAATCCGGGCGGGTTGGTGTACATGGATATTCAGCAGCAGGTCAGCGATGCGCAGGATCAGGCGAGCAACAACGGCGACACGCCGGCTAATCCGAGGATCTCGACGCGCTCGGTGTCCACCCAGGTAGCAGTGCAGAGCGGCCAGACGGTGTTGTTGGGCGGCTTGATCAAGCAGGACAACGCGGAGTCTGTGAGTGCGGTGCCGTATCTGGGCAAAATTCCGGGGTTGCGCTGGTTGTTTGGCACTACCAGCAAGTCCAAGGACCGCACGGAGCTGATTGTGTTGATTACGCCGAGGGTCATTACCAGCAGCAGCCAGGCGAGGCAGGTGACGGATGATTATCGCCAGCAGATGCAGTTGTTGAAGCCTGGGGGCTGA